A genome region from Kosmotoga arenicorallina S304 includes the following:
- a CDS encoding ABC transporter ATP-binding protein, translated as MGASFVILVDLLQLVSPRIIGNIIDRLKTGVEDISVLKTSLYAIIGVSLGIFISRFFWRIFIMGSARRFEYYSKKVLFEKLLSLPASFYDRIKVGELMARFTNDVAAVRRAMGPAIVMSVDAIFMTLVTVFAMGSLISWKLTWIVIIPLPPLALISAFFGRLIHTRFKKVQAAFAVMTDSAEESVSGIRVIKSYGQEKSRYEMMYAKSDDYVQKNISLIRVWGMFFPLIQLLASIGYVIAMSFGGRAVITGQLTLGEFVTFTTYLGMLIWPMMATGWLINIIQRGRASYSRLKELLNEETDIITKDPAKVEKLTGDIEINRLTFKYPNSKDAVLKDVYLHIPAGSKIAIVGTTGSGKSTLAKILTRLYPIPEGKVFIDGKDINRIDPAVLRENIAYVPQETFLFSETVKNNIAFGVENASDEEIIRYASIAAIHSDIENDFPEGYETMVGERGVTLSGGQKQRIAIARALLKKAPIVILDDCLSAVDTETELKIISSLREGIDLRTVIVISHRLKAVRDADIIYVLHDGEIIESGAHDTLMEKGGLYKRMYERQLLEEKLEEE; from the coding sequence ATGGGGGCGTCTTTTGTTATACTGGTTGATTTGCTTCAGCTTGTATCCCCCAGAATAATTGGAAATATTATCGATAGGCTAAAGACCGGCGTGGAAGATATTAGCGTCCTAAAAACATCTTTATACGCAATAATTGGCGTTTCCCTCGGGATATTTATTTCCAGGTTTTTCTGGAGAATTTTCATCATGGGCAGTGCAAGACGCTTTGAGTATTACTCAAAAAAAGTGTTATTTGAAAAATTATTGTCTTTACCAGCAAGCTTTTACGACCGCATTAAAGTCGGTGAATTGATGGCACGCTTTACGAATGATGTGGCGGCTGTCAGGAGAGCAATGGGTCCTGCAATAGTGATGTCTGTGGATGCCATATTTATGACTCTGGTAACTGTATTTGCAATGGGTTCTTTGATAAGCTGGAAGCTCACATGGATTGTTATAATTCCTTTACCACCTCTTGCTTTGATTTCCGCTTTTTTTGGAAGATTAATACATACGCGTTTCAAAAAGGTTCAGGCTGCTTTTGCGGTAATGACAGATTCTGCCGAGGAAAGCGTTTCCGGGATAAGGGTTATAAAAAGCTATGGACAGGAAAAATCAAGATATGAGATGATGTATGCAAAATCCGACGACTATGTTCAAAAAAATATCTCGCTAATCCGTGTTTGGGGTATGTTTTTCCCGCTTATTCAATTGCTCGCGTCTATTGGTTATGTTATTGCAATGTCTTTCGGTGGAAGAGCAGTGATCACCGGGCAGCTGACCCTGGGGGAATTTGTTACTTTCACCACCTATCTTGGTATGCTCATATGGCCAATGATGGCTACCGGGTGGCTAATTAATATTATACAGCGTGGTCGCGCTTCTTATAGCCGTCTGAAGGAATTGCTTAATGAAGAAACCGATATCATTACCAAAGATCCTGCAAAGGTTGAAAAACTTACCGGAGACATAGAAATTAACAGACTTACTTTCAAATATCCAAACAGCAAAGATGCCGTTCTGAAAGATGTTTATCTTCATATTCCGGCTGGAAGCAAGATTGCAATAGTCGGAACAACGGGTTCAGGAAAATCTACACTTGCGAAGATTTTGACACGCTTATACCCGATTCCCGAAGGAAAGGTTTTTATTGACGGAAAAGACATAAACCGCATTGACCCAGCCGTTTTGCGGGAAAATATCGCATATGTTCCTCAGGAGACATTCCTTTTTTCAGAAACAGTTAAGAACAACATTGCTTTTGGGGTCGAAAACGCATCTGATGAGGAAATCATTCGCTATGCTTCTATTGCGGCAATCCATTCCGACATAGAGAATGACTTCCCTGAAGGCTATGAAACAATGGTTGGAGAAAGGGGTGTAACTCTTTCAGGAGGGCAGAAGCAACGCATCGCAATTGCCAGAGCACTCTTGAAAAAGGCCCCGATTGTCATTCTTGACGACTGCCTCTCCGCAGTGGACACAGAAACGGAGCTTAAAATCATTTCTTCCCTCAGAGAAGGAATCGATTTAAGAACAGTTATCGTCATTTCTCATAGGCTAAAAGCCGTGAGAGATGCTGACATAATTTACGTGTTGCATGATGGTGAAATAATCGAAAGCGGTGCCCATGACACTCTGATGGAAAAGGGCGGTTTATACAAGAGAATGTATGAACGGCAGTTGCTCGAAGAGAAATTAGAGGAGGAATAA